The Sporomusaceae bacterium genome window below encodes:
- the dnaX gene encoding DNA polymerase III subunit gamma/tau, which produces MAYVALYRQWRPQDFDNLIGQEHINTTLKNAIAANKVAHAYLFAGPRGTGKTSTAKILAKALNCVHGPTPTPCNKCPNCERITAGISMDVFEIDAASNRGIDEIRDLREAVKFSPVEGRYKVYIIDEVHMLTAEAFNALLKTLEEPPAHVVFVLATTESHKIPATIHSRCQRYDFRRIPVTDIEKRLAVVAADSGLDITAEALRLIALHADGGLRDALSILDQCTALGDGPIGADAVRGLLGLVGHEWVWRLTDAMAARDASAVLLTLEELIALGKDVRQLLLELAQHGRSLMIYKAAPETAGLDTYGDDRTVLADQSARFSHDELVRMIQLLQNAANEAKWAVEPRITAEIALLAVCRRESEGDLAVLAERVAALEAALAGGGAAGPARPAPASTPQPRPVPTTQAAPPPAAATAAPAPAAPVPKPAAPALPAGASPKEIWDVVLKELVAGGKRSVHACVSQGEIVSLTDSQATVQFASSFAKERSDKEDYRQIVEKSLAQITGHPVKLNCVAATVPPSPDAAPPPAAAGGAPAAPGEGHPALSQALAIFGGKIIKEEKNEEV; this is translated from the coding sequence CCAACAAGGTCGCCCATGCCTACCTATTCGCCGGCCCCCGCGGCACCGGCAAAACCAGCACCGCCAAAATCCTCGCCAAAGCGCTCAACTGCGTCCACGGACCCACCCCGACGCCCTGCAACAAGTGCCCGAACTGCGAGCGCATCACTGCCGGCATCTCGATGGACGTATTCGAGATCGACGCCGCCTCCAACCGCGGCATCGACGAAATCCGCGACCTCCGCGAGGCCGTCAAGTTCTCGCCGGTCGAGGGACGCTACAAAGTATACATAATTGACGAAGTACACATGTTAACCGCGGAAGCCTTCAACGCTCTCCTCAAAACCCTTGAGGAGCCGCCCGCCCACGTCGTTTTCGTACTCGCCACCACCGAATCGCACAAAATACCGGCCACCATCCACTCCCGCTGCCAGCGCTACGACTTCCGCCGCATTCCGGTAACGGATATCGAAAAACGCCTCGCTGTCGTCGCCGCCGACAGTGGTCTCGACATCACCGCCGAAGCGTTGCGCCTTATCGCCCTGCACGCCGACGGCGGCCTGCGCGACGCCCTCAGCATCCTCGACCAGTGCACCGCCCTGGGCGACGGACCGATCGGCGCCGACGCCGTCCGCGGCCTCCTCGGCCTTGTCGGCCACGAATGGGTCTGGCGGCTGACCGACGCCATGGCCGCGCGAGATGCGTCAGCCGTGCTGCTCACCCTCGAAGAACTCATCGCCCTCGGCAAAGACGTCCGGCAGCTCCTCCTCGAGCTCGCCCAGCACGGGCGCAGCCTCATGATATACAAGGCCGCCCCCGAAACGGCCGGCCTCGACACATACGGCGACGACAGGACCGTACTCGCCGACCAGAGCGCCCGCTTCAGCCACGACGAACTCGTGCGGATGATCCAACTGCTCCAGAACGCGGCCAACGAAGCCAAATGGGCCGTCGAGCCGCGCATCACCGCCGAAATAGCCCTGCTCGCCGTCTGCCGCCGCGAAAGCGAAGGCGACTTGGCCGTCCTCGCCGAGCGGGTCGCCGCCCTCGAAGCCGCCCTCGCCGGCGGCGGTGCCGCCGGGCCCGCCCGTCCGGCCCCCGCCTCCACCCCGCAGCCGCGCCCCGTCCCGACAACGCAGGCCGCCCCGCCGCCGGCCGCCGCCACGGCAGCTCCGGCGCCGGCGGCTCCCGTACCCAAGCCGGCTGCCCCGGCCCTGCCGGCCGGCGCCAGCCCCAAAGAAATCTGGGACGTCGTCCTCAAAGAACTCGTCGCTGGCGGCAAACGCTCCGTCCACGCCTGCGTCTCCCAAGGCGAAATAGTATCCTTAACCGACAGCCAGGCGACCGTCCAATTCGCATCCTCGTTCGCCAAAGAACGCAGCGACAAAGAAGACTACCGCCAGATCGTCGAAAAAAGCCTCGCCCAGATCACCGGTCACCCGGTGAAACTGAACTGTGTGGCCGCCACCGTCCCGCCGTCGCCGGACGCGGCCCCGCCGCCTGCAGCCGCGGGCGGCGCACCCGCAGCCCCCGGCGAAGGGCATCCGGCCCTGAGCCAGGCCCTGGCGATCTTTGGCGGCAAAATAATCAAAGAGGAAAAGAACGAGGAGGTCTGA
- a CDS encoding pro-sigmaK processing inhibitor BofA family protein yields the protein MPSIPGLAWDWNVIIAFVFGIFLLYLIGRLFLMPIKLILKLVYNAIIGGIMLWIVNFIGGHFGFAIAINPITALIAGFLGIPGVVLLILFKLFVA from the coding sequence ATGCCGAGCATACCCGGACTCGCCTGGGACTGGAACGTCATCATCGCCTTTGTCTTCGGGATCTTTCTGCTCTACCTCATCGGGCGGCTTTTCCTCATGCCCATCAAGCTCATCCTCAAACTTGTCTACAACGCTATCATTGGCGGCATCATGCTCTGGATCGTCAACTTCATCGGCGGGCACTTCGGCTTCGCCATCGCCATCAATCCCATCACCGCCCTCATAGCCGGCTTCCTCGGCATACCCGGCGTCGTCCTCCTCATCCTCTTCAAATTATTTGTCGCCTGA
- the recR gene encoding recombination mediator RecR: MPHIAPLARLVEQFRRLPGIGPKSATRLAYHVLAMDRQQSRDLAEAIIEAKEKIGYCSVCFNLTDCDPCQICGSDTRDAGLICVVEEPQDVAAMERTREYRGRYHVLHGSLSPLDGVGPDELRLKELLARIKDGETQEVIMATNPDVEGEATAMYTARLLKPLGVKVTRIGHGLPVGGDLEYADEVTLSKALENRREM, from the coding sequence ATGCCGCACATCGCCCCCCTCGCCAGACTGGTCGAACAATTCCGCAGGCTGCCGGGCATCGGGCCCAAATCGGCGACCCGGCTCGCCTACCACGTGCTGGCCATGGACCGGCAACAGAGCCGTGACCTCGCCGAGGCCATCATCGAAGCCAAAGAGAAAATAGGCTACTGCTCAGTCTGTTTCAACCTGACCGACTGCGACCCCTGCCAGATCTGCGGGAGCGACACTCGCGACGCGGGCCTCATCTGCGTCGTCGAAGAACCCCAGGACGTCGCCGCCATGGAGAGAACGCGGGAATACCGCGGCCGCTACCACGTTCTCCACGGCTCGCTGTCGCCCCTCGACGGCGTCGGCCCCGACGAACTGCGCCTCAAAGAACTGCTCGCCCGGATAAAGGACGGCGAAACCCAGGAAGTCATAATGGCCACCAACCCCGATGTCGAAGGCGAGGCCACCGCCATGTACACCGCCAGGCTCCTCAAACCCCTCGGCGTCAAAGTCACCCGCATCGGCCACGGCCTGCCGGTGGGCGGCGACCTCGAATACGCCGACGAAGTCACGCTGTCCAAGGCGCTCGAAAACCGCCGCGAAATGTAG
- a CDS encoding DUF2508 family protein gives MKISWTKRLFANLVDSDPCPAAPMPALTDVVEQARREWLAAQHYYNSVSDSDLVDHAVYLMQAAEKKYIYLLKKARSEGVTNTKYC, from the coding sequence ATGAAAATCTCCTGGACGAAACGGCTGTTTGCCAACCTGGTCGACAGCGACCCATGCCCCGCCGCCCCCATGCCCGCCCTCACCGACGTCGTCGAGCAGGCCAGGCGCGAGTGGCTGGCCGCCCAGCACTACTATAACTCCGTATCCGACAGCGACCTTGTCGACCACGCCGTCTACCTCATGCAGGCAGCAGAAAAGAAATACATATACCTGCTGAAAAAAGCCCGCAGCGAGGGCGTCACCAACACAAAATACTGCTGA
- a CDS encoding YbaB/EbfC family nucleoid-associated protein: MFGNMGNMANMMKKVQKLQADMAKLQEELKTRTLESTAGGGAIKIVVNGEKQILSIKIDPAAADPQDIEMLEDMIMAAVNEALKKVDDMMTQEMGKLTGGMKIPGMF; this comes from the coding sequence ATGTTCGGCAACATGGGCAACATGGCCAACATGATGAAAAAAGTGCAGAAACTGCAGGCCGACATGGCCAAACTGCAGGAGGAGCTCAAAACCAGGACCCTTGAGTCCACCGCCGGCGGCGGCGCGATAAAAATCGTCGTCAACGGCGAAAAACAGATACTGTCCATCAAAATCGACCCGGCCGCCGCCGACCCGCAAGACATCGAAATGCTTGAGGACATGATCATGGCCGCCGTCAACGAAGCGCTCAAGAAAGTTGACGACATGATGACCCAGGAAATGGGCAAGCTGACCGGCGGCATGAAAATACCGGGGATGTTTTAA